The following are encoded in a window of Acidobacteriota bacterium genomic DNA:
- a CDS encoding mandelate racemase/muconate lactonizing enzyme family protein, whose product MTHTRRHFLKTSAALPVFTLAQTKDRTNGLAAKLAAAMDAPVLRAELFKQPVKIAALELLKHGNHFLIRARSTDGAEGSAGAHDAVMETTYPILLKRVAPYFIGKDARQLEELIQGVYLRDSNYKWQGLPFWVCVAGVELAILDLLGKVANKPLGALLGGVVRQEIAVYRASGNRGNTPEAEIEYLQKIQAETGAQAIKYRLGARMRYDDASTKRDLALAPLVRKTFDDKMTIYADANGSYDVPMAIKIGHVLEAQKFRFMEEPVPFDYYDETKQVAEGLKISIALGEQESSLRSFRRIIENGVARIVQPDLLYFGGLTRSIKVARMAAAAGLECTPHMSGGGLGYLYIAHFASCVPNCGPHQEYKGEGETLPVECATSSLKSEKGVMKIPSGPGLGVTIDPDLLKRAVVVTA is encoded by the coding sequence ATGACGCACACCCGCCGCCACTTTCTCAAAACCAGCGCCGCGCTGCCTGTATTCACGCTGGCGCAAACCAAAGACCGCACGAATGGCTTGGCCGCCAAACTCGCCGCCGCGATGGATGCGCCTGTCTTGCGCGCCGAACTGTTCAAACAACCGGTCAAAATCGCCGCCCTCGAATTGCTCAAACACGGCAACCACTTCCTCATTCGTGCGCGTTCGACCGACGGCGCGGAAGGCTCGGCGGGTGCGCACGATGCGGTGATGGAGACGACCTATCCGATCCTGCTCAAACGCGTCGCGCCCTATTTCATCGGCAAAGACGCGCGGCAGTTGGAGGAGCTTATCCAGGGGGTCTATCTGCGCGATTCGAATTACAAATGGCAGGGGCTGCCGTTCTGGGTCTGCGTCGCCGGCGTAGAGCTTGCCATTCTCGATCTGCTGGGCAAGGTGGCAAACAAACCCCTCGGCGCGTTGCTGGGCGGCGTCGTGCGGCAGGAAATCGCCGTCTATCGCGCCAGCGGCAATCGCGGCAATACGCCTGAAGCCGAGATCGAATACCTGCAAAAAATCCAAGCCGAGACCGGCGCGCAGGCGATCAAGTATCGGCTGGGCGCGCGGATGCGTTACGACGACGCTTCGACCAAACGCGATCTGGCGCTGGCGCCGCTGGTGCGCAAAACCTTTGACGACAAGATGACGATCTATGCCGACGCGAATGGTTCGTATGACGTACCGATGGCCATCAAAATCGGCCACGTGCTCGAAGCGCAGAAGTTCCGGTTTATGGAAGAGCCGGTGCCCTTTGATTATTACGACGAAACGAAACAGGTCGCCGAGGGCTTGAAGATTTCGATTGCGCTGGGCGAACAGGAAAGCAGTCTGCGCAGCTTCCGCCGCATCATCGAAAACGGCGTCGCGCGCATCGTGCAGCCGGACTTGCTTTATTTCGGCGGGCTGACGCGCTCGATCAAAGTCGCGCGGATGGCGGCGGCGGCGGGTTTGGAGTGTACGCCGCACATGTCGGGCGGAGGCTTGGGGTATCTCTACATCGCGCACTTTGCCTCGTGCGTGCCCAATTGCGGGCCGCATCAGGAATACAAGGGCGAGGGCGAGACGCTGCCGGTCGAATGCGCGACCTCTTCGTTGAAGAGCGAAAAGGGCGTGATGAAGATTCCGAGCGGGCCGGGGTTGGGTGTGACGATTGATCCTGATTTGCTGAAACGGGCGGTGGTGGTAACAGCATAA
- a CDS encoding VCBS repeat-containing protein: MSKQTLVLIGLFVFGAVCSLTTTRGAQSAAQQDALNKREALYRRNNLGVAWLEQFKHEEAVKEFQQALAADPQFAVARINLALAYTFLNDSPKALAEAKKAVEVAPNHPSAQYALGLALRAEKQYDEALAAFGKVLALDPQDPAANIQTGQLFAQKQQYDAAIKAFQLALNSEPYNQTAAYNLAQAYLRSGKQADGQKYLAVFQKLRASGYATSLGNVYGEKGKYAEGVITAGAEPELVSKESAVKFVDATAALGLNVKTTVKPLSGVLGRKLNKAEFNDALKRELVAPFSVNVDLGDYDGDHKLDVLVAGLEGEKPFIKLLHNEGGKFAEVTAAAKLTTTKPVSGGVFGDFDNDNKTDLIVFGYQTLALWRNNGDGTFADVTAKVGLPANYADWALTAAWVDADHDGDLDLFVGNFADLSAWPNAADSSVFPDDFAGAENKFFRNNGNGTFTDDTAKAGLGGGKLKTTAVVCTDYDNQRDVDFFVVNYDGPSQLLANQRDGTFKLVSSEAVIPDRQPALSVGAGDLNKDGYTDFYLPGRGEAHWKISDGHRAFRQASSFDAGTAGILFEAYAARIADLDNDGILDVVELDKDWLRVRHYRPSSDGRSVWVAGASERVGSDTRAFALGDLAGDGMLDFITVKNDGTLIAFKTEGASNNLVRLNLTGRTSNRSAIGTKAELRSGSLRQKLEVYASSPAPAATGLMFGLGFRTQVDALQLIWPAGIVQSELAIKPGDNTFEELDRKGTSCPLLYAWNGSEYSFVTDFLGGSALGFLEEPGVWNYPDTDEYVRVTGEQLRARDGVYSLRMNNQLEEVIYFDAVKLLAVDHPANVDVYPNERLMPTPPYPTFKVYSTRNPQPPLSAVDEAGRDVLPLLTQVDRRYPEAFDKLPFKGYAREHTLTLDLGARAKDARRVLLLLTAWIDYADSTANRAAAQAGVKLIPPYLQVKNARGEWETAIAQMGFPAGLPKTMTVELPKDALCHSTQVRIVTSMRIYWDQILTAVNNEVVSNDQSNLRVTTLQPQQAELRWRGFPREYTPDGRLPKLYDYRVIEPVAPWKAHLGNYTRLGDVRPLVLAVDDQYVITRNGDELQVDFDARKLPALPAGWKRDFLVYADGFGKDMDINSARPDTIGELPYHRMKAYPYAPGDAYPNDAAHQAYLRQYNTRTVRDQQAARWQAVR, translated from the coding sequence ATGAGCAAACAAACATTGGTTCTGATTGGTCTGTTCGTGTTCGGCGCAGTGTGCAGCCTGACTACCACGCGCGGCGCGCAATCGGCGGCGCAGCAGGACGCGTTGAACAAACGCGAGGCGCTCTATCGCCGCAACAACCTCGGCGTCGCGTGGCTGGAGCAGTTCAAACACGAAGAAGCCGTCAAAGAGTTTCAACAGGCGCTGGCCGCCGATCCGCAATTCGCTGTTGCACGCATCAATCTGGCGCTGGCGTATACCTTCTTAAACGATTCGCCGAAAGCGCTGGCCGAGGCGAAGAAGGCCGTCGAGGTTGCGCCCAATCATCCATCGGCGCAATACGCGCTGGGCTTGGCCTTGCGCGCCGAAAAGCAATATGACGAAGCGCTGGCGGCGTTTGGCAAAGTGCTGGCGCTTGATCCGCAAGACCCGGCGGCGAACATTCAGACCGGGCAGTTGTTCGCGCAAAAGCAGCAATACGACGCGGCGATCAAGGCTTTCCAGCTTGCCCTGAACAGCGAGCCGTACAACCAGACGGCGGCGTATAACCTGGCCCAGGCGTATCTGCGTTCGGGCAAACAGGCGGACGGGCAAAAGTATCTCGCCGTGTTTCAAAAGCTGCGCGCGTCTGGTTATGCGACTTCGCTGGGCAACGTGTACGGCGAGAAAGGGAAGTATGCCGAGGGCGTCATCACTGCAGGCGCGGAACCGGAATTGGTGAGCAAGGAAAGCGCGGTGAAGTTCGTAGATGCGACGGCGGCGCTGGGCCTGAACGTCAAGACGACCGTCAAACCGCTGAGTGGCGTGCTGGGCCGCAAGCTCAATAAAGCCGAATTCAACGACGCGCTCAAACGCGAATTGGTTGCGCCCTTCAGCGTCAACGTAGACTTGGGCGATTACGACGGCGACCACAAACTCGACGTGCTGGTCGCGGGGCTGGAGGGTGAAAAGCCCTTCATCAAACTGCTGCACAACGAAGGCGGCAAATTCGCCGAGGTGACGGCGGCGGCCAAGCTGACGACAACGAAGCCGGTCAGCGGCGGCGTGTTTGGCGATTTCGACAACGACAACAAAACTGATCTGATCGTCTTCGGCTATCAAACACTGGCGCTCTGGCGCAACAACGGCGACGGCACCTTTGCGGATGTGACGGCGAAAGTGGGCTTGCCTGCGAATTACGCCGACTGGGCGCTGACGGCGGCCTGGGTAGATGCCGATCACGATGGCGACCTGGATTTATTCGTCGGCAACTTTGCCGATCTGAGCGCGTGGCCGAATGCGGCGGACAGCAGTGTCTTTCCGGATGATTTTGCAGGCGCGGAGAACAAATTCTTTCGCAACAACGGCAACGGTACGTTCACCGATGACACCGCGAAGGCCGGCTTGGGCGGCGGCAAGCTGAAGACGACGGCGGTGGTCTGCACTGATTACGATAACCAGCGCGACGTGGATTTTTTTGTGGTGAACTATGACGGGCCGTCGCAGTTGCTGGCGAATCAGCGCGATGGCACATTCAAGTTGGTTTCCTCTGAAGCAGTCATTCCTGACCGCCAGCCAGCTTTAAGTGTAGGGGCAGGCGATCTCAATAAAGATGGCTACACGGATTTTTATTTGCCGGGCCGTGGCGAAGCTCATTGGAAAATCAGCGATGGTCACCGTGCGTTTCGCCAAGCCTCATCTTTTGATGCAGGCACCGCTGGGATTTTGTTTGAGGCTTATGCAGCACGGATAGCGGACTTAGATAACGACGGCATCCTTGATGTAGTTGAGTTAGATAAAGACTGGCTGCGTGTCCGACACTACCGACCCTCCTCCGATGGGCGCTCAGTCTGGGTTGCTGGGGCCAGCGAGCGCGTAGGCAGCGATACACGTGCTTTTGCGCTTGGTGATCTCGCTGGCGATGGAATGCTTGATTTCATCACAGTGAAAAATGATGGGACATTGATCGCTTTCAAAACTGAAGGAGCCAGCAATAACCTTGTGCGCCTGAATCTCACCGGCCGCACCAGCAATCGCAGCGCCATCGGCACGAAAGCCGAACTGCGTAGCGGCAGTTTGCGCCAAAAGCTCGAAGTCTATGCCTCTTCGCCCGCGCCAGCCGCGACTGGGCTGATGTTTGGGTTGGGCTTCCGCACGCAAGTAGACGCGCTGCAATTGATCTGGCCCGCCGGAATCGTGCAATCCGAATTGGCCATCAAACCGGGCGACAATACGTTTGAAGAATTGGATCGCAAGGGTACGTCGTGTCCGTTGCTGTATGCGTGGAATGGCAGCGAATACAGCTTCGTTACCGATTTTCTGGGCGGTTCGGCGCTTGGCTTTTTGGAAGAGCCGGGCGTGTGGAATTACCCCGACACTGATGAATACGTGCGGGTCACGGGCGAACAGTTGCGCGCGCGCGACGGCGTCTATTCGCTGCGAATGAACAACCAGTTGGAAGAGGTGATTTACTTCGACGCGGTCAAGCTGCTGGCGGTGGATCATCCGGCCAACGTAGACGTTTATCCAAACGAACGGCTGATGCCCACGCCGCCTTATCCAACGTTCAAAGTCTATTCAACCCGCAACCCACAACCGCCACTCAGCGCGGTGGATGAGGCGGGTCGCGATGTGCTGCCGCTGTTGACGCAGGTTGACCGGCGCTATCCCGAAGCTTTCGACAAGCTGCCGTTCAAAGGCTACGCGCGCGAACACACGCTGACGCTTGATCTGGGTGCGCGGGCCAAAGACGCTCGGCGCGTGTTGTTGTTGCTGACGGCGTGGATTGATTACGCCGATTCGACTGCGAACCGGGCGGCGGCGCAGGCGGGCGTGAAGCTGATCCCACCGTATCTGCAAGTCAAAAACGCGCGCGGCGAATGGGAGACGGCTATCGCGCAGATGGGTTTCCCAGCGGGCTTGCCCAAAACGATGACGGTCGAATTGCCGAAGGATGCGCTGTGCCATTCAACGCAAGTGCGCATCGTGACCAGCATGCGCATTTACTGGGATCAAATTTTGACGGCTGTTAATAACGAAGTTGTGAGCAACGATCAATCAAACCTGCGCGTGACGACGTTGCAACCGCAACAGGCCGAATTGCGCTGGCGCGGCTTCCCGCGTGAATACACGCCGGATGGGCGTCTGCCGAAGCTGTACGATTATCGTGTGATCGAACCGGTTGCGCCGTGGAAGGCGCATTTGGGCAATTACACGCGGCTCGGCGATGTGCGCCCGTTGGTGTTGGCGGTGGATGATCAATACGTCATCACGCGCAACGGCGATGAGCTACAGGTGGATTTCGACGCGCGCAAACTGCCCGCGCTGCCTGCCGGTTGGAAGCGCGATTTTCTGGTTTATGCTGACGGCTTCGGCAAAGACATGGACATCAATTCGGCGCGGCCCGACACCATCGGCGAATTGCCGTATCACCGGATGAAAGCCTATCCGTATGCACCGGGCGATGCCTATCCGAACGATGCCGCGCATCAGGCTTATTTGCGGCAATACAACACGCGCACGGTGCGCGATCAGCAGGCGGCGCGCTGGCAGGCGGTGCGCTAA
- a CDS encoding PD40 domain-containing protein translates to MNAERWAQIDQLLDEALARAPAERAAWLAQVCGNDAELRAEVASLLVAHEQANANFLQAPALEIAAKKLAQDNARILVGKTLGKYHVLSVLGVGGMGEVYLAHDPQLNRKLALKLLPPQFTEDAARVKRFEREAKAASALNHPNIITVYEIGQSAGEHFMAIEYVDGQTLREKLRQGQKAVKSPLKEALEIAIQIAAALSAAHAAGIVHRDIKPENVMVRRDGYVKVLDFGLAKLTEQAGQDYTTRGGTGNLGRTQPGVILGTVSYMSPEQALGLEVDQRSDIFTFGVLLYELVAGVLPFKGDSTASILDAIVHHPPFPITQVVSATPAEFERIVQRALEKDPELRYQTAADLRADLKLLLRDLNSAELALPPTRLSGKPRARKVALLSAAGVAVLLLMTLLAWRFFLAAQRPVATDWSKAKYQRLTEMTSREGNATISPDGQVVVFGRLLNGQWDLFWQRIGGSNPRNLTDHPANDGDPTFSPNGEQLAFWSARDGGGIYVMGATGENPVRLVDGGRDPSWSPDGQEIVYSTIYANVLSRFSLGGELWVVNLASRQKRRLEAGADAVQPSWSPHNQRIAFWGIRDGSKREIWTIPANGGTPVAVTHDDFDDANPVWSPDGRWLYFTSNRNGRWGIWRLPIEEATGQTQGQPEVVPTFADNSLEFSIAANGQRMVYTASRKANRIFRIGFDAASGTVHGEPIQVTQSERYIVTPDVSPNGEQLAYYSFGDPQFDLFIVNKDGTGQRQITNDTAKDRYPRWSPDGKRLAFFTDRSGKYEAWTIRLESGEPQQLTFSQPQQPGYVAPVWAPDGKQMAISIRGAGGYLMDLTRPWDAQQLVKLPAPAPNHWFLPFDWSADQQKLAGITGAAKTEDPGIVVYDLAAQRYQRLNQEGSVAHWLHDSRRLVYGANHKLYLADSRTGAIRELFALPNLDLDDPVASADSKWLYYCAYSIDDDVYLITLNE, encoded by the coding sequence ATGAACGCCGAACGCTGGGCACAAATTGATCAACTGCTGGACGAAGCGCTGGCGCGGGCGCCGGCAGAGCGCGCCGCCTGGCTGGCGCAAGTCTGTGGGAACGATGCTGAATTACGCGCCGAAGTCGCATCGTTGTTGGTCGCGCACGAGCAAGCCAACGCCAATTTCCTGCAAGCGCCGGCCCTCGAAATCGCCGCCAAAAAACTGGCGCAAGACAACGCGCGCATACTGGTCGGCAAAACCCTGGGCAAATATCACGTGCTCTCGGTACTGGGTGTCGGCGGCATGGGCGAGGTTTATCTGGCGCACGATCCGCAGTTGAATCGCAAGCTCGCGCTCAAATTGCTGCCGCCGCAATTCACGGAAGACGCCGCGCGCGTCAAACGGTTCGAGCGCGAAGCCAAAGCCGCTTCGGCGCTCAATCATCCGAACATCATCACGGTTTATGAAATCGGCCAAAGCGCGGGCGAGCACTTTATGGCCATCGAATACGTGGACGGGCAAACGCTGCGCGAGAAATTGCGGCAGGGCCAAAAGGCCGTGAAGTCGCCGCTCAAAGAGGCGTTGGAGATTGCCATTCAGATCGCCGCCGCCCTGTCAGCCGCACACGCGGCGGGCATCGTGCATCGCGACATCAAACCCGAAAACGTGATGGTGCGCCGCGATGGTTACGTCAAGGTGCTCGATTTCGGTTTGGCCAAACTGACGGAACAGGCCGGACAGGATTACACGACGCGCGGCGGCACCGGGAATTTGGGGCGCACCCAACCGGGCGTCATCCTGGGAACGGTGAGTTATATGTCGCCCGAACAGGCGTTGGGCTTGGAAGTAGACCAGCGCAGCGACATCTTTACCTTTGGCGTCCTGTTGTATGAATTAGTCGCCGGGGTCTTACCATTCAAAGGCGATTCGACAGCTTCGATCCTCGACGCCATCGTGCATCATCCGCCTTTCCCGATTACCCAAGTGGTCAGCGCTACGCCTGCCGAGTTTGAACGCATCGTCCAGCGCGCCTTGGAAAAAGACCCTGAGTTGCGCTACCAGACGGCGGCGGATTTGCGCGCGGATCTAAAACTATTGTTGCGTGATCTCAACTCCGCTGAACTGGCGCTTCCTCCAACGCGGCTCTCGGGCAAACCACGTGCGCGTAAGGTCGCACTGTTGAGTGCCGCTGGCGTGGCGGTCTTACTGCTCATGACATTGCTGGCCTGGCGCTTTTTCCTGGCGGCGCAAAGGCCGGTAGCCACGGATTGGAGCAAAGCCAAATATCAGCGGCTGACGGAAATGACGAGCCGCGAAGGCAACGCCACGATTTCGCCGGATGGGCAAGTGGTCGTTTTTGGACGTTTGCTCAATGGTCAATGGGACCTGTTCTGGCAGCGCATCGGCGGCAGCAATCCGCGCAATCTGACCGATCATCCGGCCAATGATGGCGACCCCACTTTCTCGCCCAATGGTGAACAGCTCGCGTTTTGGTCGGCTCGCGATGGCGGCGGTATTTATGTCATGGGAGCCACCGGCGAAAATCCGGTGCGCCTGGTGGATGGCGGACGCGATCCCAGTTGGTCGCCCGACGGACAGGAGATTGTTTATTCCACTATCTACGCCAATGTGCTGTCGCGCTTTTCGTTGGGCGGCGAACTCTGGGTCGTCAATCTCGCCAGCCGCCAGAAACGCCGCTTGGAAGCGGGCGCGGACGCCGTGCAACCGAGTTGGTCGCCACACAATCAGCGCATTGCGTTTTGGGGGATACGCGATGGTTCAAAACGCGAAATCTGGACGATTCCCGCCAACGGCGGCACGCCCGTCGCGGTAACGCACGATGATTTTGATGATGCCAATCCCGTCTGGTCGCCGGATGGCCGCTGGCTTTATTTCACCAGCAATCGCAATGGCCGCTGGGGTATCTGGCGGCTGCCCATCGAAGAAGCGACGGGCCAAACGCAGGGCCAGCCTGAAGTGGTGCCGACCTTCGCCGACAACAGTCTGGAATTCAGCATCGCCGCCAACGGCCAGCGCATGGTTTACACCGCCAGCCGCAAAGCCAATCGGATTTTTCGCATCGGTTTTGACGCCGCCAGCGGCACGGTGCATGGCGAACCAATACAGGTCACGCAAAGCGAACGCTACATCGTCACCCCTGACGTTTCTCCGAATGGCGAGCAGTTGGCCTACTATTCCTTTGGCGATCCGCAATTCGATCTTTTCATCGTCAATAAAGATGGTACCGGACAACGGCAAATCACCAATGACACCGCCAAAGACCGTTATCCGCGCTGGTCGCCGGATGGCAAGCGCCTGGCTTTTTTCACCGACCGCAGCGGCAAATACGAAGCCTGGACAATTCGCCTGGAGAGCGGCGAACCACAGCAATTGACCTTTAGCCAACCCCAGCAACCGGGCTATGTCGCGCCGGTCTGGGCGCCGGATGGCAAGCAGATGGCCATCAGCATTCGCGGCGCAGGCGGCTATCTGATGGATTTGACGCGCCCCTGGGACGCGCAGCAATTGGTCAAATTGCCCGCGCCCGCGCCCAACCATTGGTTTCTGCCGTTTGATTGGTCAGCCGATCAGCAGAAACTCGCCGGCATCACCGGCGCTGCCAAAACCGAAGACCCCGGCATCGTCGTGTATGACCTGGCCGCGCAACGTTATCAGCGCCTCAACCAAGAAGGCAGCGTCGCGCACTGGCTGCACGACAGCCGTCGTTTGGTGTATGGGGCCAACCACAAACTCTATTTGGCCGACAGTCGAACCGGGGCCATTCGGGAACTGTTTGCGCTCCCCAATTTAGACCTCGACGACCCCGTGGCCTCCGCCGACAGCAAGTGGCTGTATTACTGTGCCTATTCGATTGATGACGATGTTTATCTGATCACGCTGAATGAATGA
- the uxaC gene encoding glucuronate isomerase — protein sequence MPLPNEPIHQTHHHEENTVSTSAEALAPALTLPEDRYLDPDPQQKKIALDLYRLVAAQPLVCPHGHVDPRMFADPAYEFGSPADLLLIPDHYIFRMLYSQGIPLEQLGVPRAPGGEEGGAVESDHRKIWQIFADNFYLFRGTPTGMWLTDEFYNVFGVREKLGSANAQRIYDHIAECLTKPEFRPRALFERFNIAVLATTDAAHDKLEHHQAIKASGWKGRVVPTFRPDGVVNLDRPDWRDNLNALSETCGFEIGSYAKLIEALEQRRAFFKSMGATATDHAAESALTCELSDADAEAIFQRALQGRLQAHDDALFTAHMLMQMARMSCEDGLVMQFHPGSLRNHNDAVFRKFGFDKGCDIPLATEYTRALRPLLNRYGNDPRLTLILFTLDETTFSRELAPLAGHYPAVKLGPPWWFNDSLNGMRRFRDLAMETAGLYNTVGFNDDTRAFPSIPARHDLARRVDANWIAGLVVRGIVDEHDAEEMIHDAAYRLASRAYKFA from the coding sequence ATGCCGCTCCCGAACGAACCAATTCATCAAACGCATCATCACGAGGAGAACACTGTGAGTACATCTGCCGAAGCTCTGGCGCCCGCGCTGACTTTGCCCGAAGACCGTTATCTCGATCCCGATCCACAGCAGAAAAAGATTGCGCTGGATTTGTACCGGCTGGTGGCCGCGCAACCGCTGGTCTGCCCGCACGGCCACGTTGACCCGCGCATGTTCGCCGACCCGGCTTATGAATTCGGCTCGCCCGCCGATCTGTTGCTGATTCCGGATCATTACATCTTTCGGATGCTGTACTCGCAGGGCATTCCGCTGGAGCAACTGGGTGTGCCGCGCGCCCCTGGTGGTGAAGAGGGCGGCGCGGTCGAAAGTGATCACCGCAAAATCTGGCAAATCTTTGCCGACAATTTTTATCTATTTCGCGGCACGCCGACCGGCATGTGGCTGACGGATGAGTTTTACAACGTCTTTGGCGTGCGCGAAAAATTGGGCAGTGCCAATGCCCAGCGCATCTACGATCACATTGCCGAGTGTCTGACCAAGCCGGAGTTCCGCCCCCGCGCGCTGTTCGAGCGTTTCAACATCGCGGTGCTGGCAACGACCGACGCCGCGCACGACAAACTGGAACATCATCAGGCGATCAAGGCGTCGGGCTGGAAGGGCCGCGTGGTGCCGACCTTCCGCCCCGATGGCGTCGTCAATCTTGACCGGCCTGATTGGCGCGACAATCTGAATGCGTTGAGTGAAACCTGCGGCTTTGAAATCGGCAGCTATGCCAAATTGATCGAAGCGCTGGAACAGCGGCGCGCCTTCTTCAAATCAATGGGCGCGACCGCGACCGATCACGCGGCGGAAAGTGCGTTGACCTGTGAACTGTCAGACGCCGATGCCGAGGCGATCTTCCAACGCGCCTTGCAAGGCCGGTTGCAAGCACACGACGACGCGCTTTTCACCGCGCACATGCTGATGCAGATGGCGCGTATGAGTTGCGAAGACGGGCTGGTGATGCAATTCCATCCCGGTTCGCTGCGCAATCACAACGACGCGGTCTTCCGCAAATTCGGTTTTGATAAAGGCTGCGACATTCCGCTGGCGACCGAATACACGCGCGCGTTGCGGCCTCTGCTCAATCGTTATGGCAACGATCCGCGCCTGACGCTTATTCTGTTCACGCTGGACGAAACCACGTTCTCGCGCGAACTGGCCCCGCTGGCCGGGCATTACCCGGCGGTCAAACTCGGCCCGCCCTGGTGGTTCAACGACAGTTTGAATGGCATGCGCCGGTTCCGCGACTTGGCGATGGAAACCGCCGGCCTATACAACACCGTCGGATTCAATGACGATACGCGCGCGTTCCCTTCGATCCCGGCGCGGCACGATCTGGCGCGGCGCGTGGATGCCAACTGGATCGCGGGCCTCGTCGTGCGCGGCATTGTGGATGAACACGATGCCGAAGAGATGATTCATGACGCGGCGTACCGATTGGCGTCGCGGGCCTATAAATTTGCCTGA